The genomic stretch ATGAAAAGGAACTGTCAGAACTGATGTTGACTATTCTTCAAACTTGCAGCCACAGGATTCGGTGGGTATTGGTGAACTTGCACTTGATCCAGTTTTATTTGGATCATCAACAACACTACTAAACGCTGATCATCAGGAAGTTTATTTTAACGGGATGCCGGAATGGAACGGGAAAGTATGTATGGTGTTCTTGGCTTGTTTCTGATGCATTAAGGTTTAGACTGACCTCTGTAAACATGCAGGTCCTCCGCAGACATGGAGATGAATTTGAGCGTACTTGTGATGGATATTATAGGGCTCATGGGCGCGCTGATGACACAATGAACCTTGGTGGCATTAAGGTATATcatgcattgtgaatttgtAGTAATATGCAACTACACATCAAAATGTATCATTTCGCAGTCCACTCAACAAATTTTATGGTCACTTCCAGGTTAGTTCCATCGAGATTGAGAGGATCTGCAACAGAGTGAATGATGCCATCCTTGAAACAGCTGCTATTGGGGTTCCGCCTATCGGTGGTGGCCCTGAACAACTAACCATAGCCGTCGTCTTGAAAGACCAGAGCTCACAAGTAGAGGACTTGAACCAGCTGAAACTAGCATTCAATGTGGCTCTGAAGAAGCTGAACCCTCTCTTCAAGGTGAGTCCATTGTTCATGCCGATTTGTCGCTGACTGCATCCAAATTTTATGTGGCAAAAACCAGAGGCGTCACCGAGCTCTCTTTGCTTCCCTCTGTACGCAGGTTTCTTCTGTAGTCGTGGTTCCATCGCTCCCAAGAACAGCCTCGAACAAGGTCATGAGGAGAGTCCTGCGCAAGGAGTTCACCCAAGCAGCACAGGCGAAAAAGTCAAAAATCTAGATAGAATTTTACTTCCTGCAAATGTACCTCAAAAAAAGAGCTATACAGCAAACTGTGCATATCAATATACATAGGCCCTCCAACATCCAGTTGTTTATTTACCTCCAAAAAGAGGTATGAGGTGTATTCATATTTCGGGAAAATAAATGAGCTGTATTTCCTGGGATTTGTTCACTTGATGTGAACCCACAGATGAGGTACTAATAAAACATTCATGGTATCGTTTGCCCTTGCATGAATTTTCTCTGAAGGCATTCTTATTTCTGCTAGTCAAGTAAACGCAAGAGCTATtagcactattttttttttgcaaaaagaaggaaaacaaaCACTTTTGGAAGGGCTCCAGTAATTCACATCCGGAAGATCCTACGACCAGCTGCAGGTGAAGAGCTCAACTCAGAACACAGAGAGGACCTGTGCGGATCGGATGGCATGGTCGTCGTTTTCGTGACACGTTTTCAACAATCCGACGGAGATGGCAGGTTGCCGGCGGTTGAAGGGCATCACCGTACGGCAACAGGCTCTTGTGCTGTGCCGGTAATGAACATTGAGCAGACGAAGGATGTGCTTGCCTGACCCCGACAGGCTCTTCTGTTCATTCATTCGAGGGAACACTCATCCTTTGATGTTGGCCACTGCAGTAGTAGTGTAGTACCAATTACCATGCCTTGATTTAACTCGAATAACCCTATTTATCGCCTTTTGTCGACGCCTTGCATGAAATTAAATGTGCCAATAAACAAATTTGCTCCTCCAATTAAACAATTGCATTAGGCCCGGAGTTAGGTTCGAATGACCTGCGTTGGATTGCTCGGAAGTCGGAACAAAACACTCTTATCAAGTTGTCATCGGACGGCTCTAGGATACGGGCTCACGGCTGCGTGCGCGAATGGATATCATCAATCATGGTCCACAAATCGCAGCTGCTCCCCAAGTGTAGCTTGCCATCGTGTAAACTCGAGCCTGGGATCCGGGCCTACATGTCAGTCAGCAACAGTCTCGCGAGGGACTCGCATAGTCGCATGTGTCATGTGTAGCGCTCGCTGTTCACCTGCGCAGGCTGCGCTGCTGGCAAATTGACCTGGCACACGTAGCGGAGGCCGGAGAGCCAGCCAGGCGTCTAGCGGCTAGCGCTTCATCAGCAAAGCAACCGCCACCCGCAGGGCCTGGGCGCCTGGCGGCCCGCCGCCTGCGCGGCGTGACGGCATTTAAAGGCGGGGGCGCATTGACCGACGCGCTCGCCAACCGCACCTATCACCGGCCCTCTCCGCCGCATTCACCAGTCACCACCTCGTACGCGATGAGCTAGAGAGCCCGTCGTCGTCTCCACTCTCTACCAGTCTCCTGTTACGCGACTTGTGATCAGGCACCGGCGGTGTCGTGTTCGATCTCTGGTGCAGGAACCTGGAAGGGaccgggcggcggtggcgatggggAAGCTGGCGAGGCTGGTGGACGGCATCAAGGACAAGctggccggggccggcggcgggagcaaggcggcggcggcgtggtacGACAAGGTGGACAAGACGGACAGCATGAGGGTGGAGATCAggagccgccgcgcgcgccagcTCATCGCCaagaacctcgccgccgccgacgacatcgccggcagcagcagcccccgcggcggcggaggcggaggcgggggcaagaagaagaacaagaagaagcgGTTCTTCGGCCTCTGAATTCTGATCGACAAGATGATCGATCGTTCGGTTCCCTTGGCGTCGATCTTGCCGTCAATAATCTTCTTGATCGTCGTCCGTGTAGCTAGCTAGATTCCGGAAACCATCCGTGCGTTCGCGCGCGCCTTAGCATTCTATCTGGTTGTCATCTTCTCATGAGAAGAACTGAAATCCTCGTCCATTTCTGGTTAAGCGTCTGAAATCCAAATGGATTATGCAAATTTCTGCAGGTAGATGCAGATCATGAGTGGATTCGGATATTCATGACTACGAATATAGATTGGCCgtatttttaggtgaagttcTAGGTGTTATAAAATCACATCAACTCTGGATTAATTTTTGTTCTTCCTCTTAATGAAACACGTTCTCGACTTCATCTTCGGACTTCGTTAAACAAGGTATTGCACAATGCAGCGGGTTAGAAGCTTGAGCGCTCCCTCTTTATCAGCTCAGTTGCGCTTGTTTTGCTCGAAAGGGGAGTTGTCACATGGATAAGCCCATACTCACCGAAAGGCATTAGGCCGCCgacaacaaaagaaaacagtTGAACGTGGCCCATTACAGAGTGTAAGCCCAGCTGAGCTGGCCCAGAAAAGAGCCGATCGGCCTCACGACGACCCATCAACCCGTCCCCGTCTGCCCCGTCGCTCCCTATCCAatcctcccccctcctccctctccttccttcccccCGCGGCGGTCGCGCTCGCGGCAAGACAagcctccctctcctcgccgcgggcgccggagatgcaggccacggcggcggccttcCTCGCCCGCCCGCACCCGGGGCTCCTCCGGTGCGCGCCCCTGCCTGAAACCCCCTCTCCTCGCTCCCTCGCAGCCGCTGCTGCCTCTTCTCGCGGGTGGTGCTGACACGGTCTCGTGGCTTTTTGTTGGATTCAGCATCGGACGATGGGGCACGGGTGGGCCCGCGTTGGTGCGCGGCGGCATCGTCGCGCTTCCGCCGCGGCTGCGGGGCCCGCGGTGCTCCATCAGCCTATCCAtcggcggtggtggcagcgcCAGCGAAGACCGCGGGTTCAGCTACGGTAAGAGGCGTTCAACTCGCAGCATTAACTTCGACCTGAACTTCTCTGGTTTCAGGGGATGATAGATGATACTGTAGGTTGGCTTTTGGGTTGCCGATGCATGCAGCATTAATGTGTGGTGGTGTAGTGGCCTTGAGTTGGCAGACCCGTATCGTTTGGTGTTAACCAGTGCTACAATGCATAATGCTCAGGTAGTGTTTAGTTATAGACTGTAAACGTAAACGCAAATGGAAATGAAATACAGCGCTAATGGTAATGGATGGATCCGATTCctaattttgttttttgtttggttcaaCACTGTAAACGCAAACAGATACCAGAGTTATAGTTAAAGGGGAAGGCAAGTCACGAGGATCTGGCCGCAGTCCGTTTACAGCCGATGGGCAGCGGTAACGATTTTGAATGGGCTATAATCTGATTAGAGGGTAATGGATTACAAGCCATGCTGAAACGAACACATGTAATGTAATCTCTTACCTTCTGTAATCTACTTACATTACAAAACTGTGAACCAAACGCTATCTCAGTGTTACCGTGATGGATTTGAGGTTGGTAGGTGGTGAGATATAGgatggattggggagaagcctGTGCAGTTTTGCTGAATTTTTCTACTTCAGGCTTTGTAGTGGTAATTTTAGAAAGGGGTCAGATGTTTTATGGGGACAACTATGCGGCACTAGTTTGGAAGGCCTCTGTTGCAAAAATGTGACTGGTGGCTTGGTAATTGGAACCATATTGTTGTTGTTAGGTTGTCCACATTGAAGTGGGCCATGCCTTTAAGAGTGTTCACTTAACCAAAACAGATCAGTGAGGAGTGAAAATATTTTTACTCTGTACTTTAAGGAGACTTAACTGATTCAGTTTAATTTCGTTTCTCTAGTATGCGCATGTGCTGTCACTTGATCAAAGCCTTGTGTAGCAAGTAACTTCTTATGCGAGCACCTGCAACTGGTAAATTATGGGATTTCTTTTAGCTTGTGATGTCAATTCTTTTTACTTGTCCTATGCACCTGAAAATCGAAAAGAAAATACATAGAAAGATAGTATCTTACATTCATTTCATTGTAACAGCATACATATGTTTGAATTTAGTTGTTTGCACAGTTCTGTTTCTTACAATGCCCAGTTCATGATTTGGTTTCTtataatatactccctccgttccaaaatgtaggtcgttttggcttttctagttaCGTAGAtgttatgcacctaaatatagggttatgtctagatacataacaaagtctatgtatctagaaaagctaaaacgacctacattttgaaacggaggaagtagtagTTTTAGACTCCATTTATTAATGAATTCAGTAGAACCTTGTAATGTTGCCAAATTTTCCACTTGAAGcttttcttttatgaaaccAGTAAGCCACTTGAAGCTTTTTAAGGGGATAATTTCAGAAAGGGTAGAATGTTTTTATGATGATTGAGCATGAAAATTGCTAGATGTTGCTTCAGATTAGAAAACCTAATCAATCCAGTTTGACTGCATTTCTCTCTAGTATAGGCTTCAGGtttccataatttttttatggAAGCACCTATGCTATGTAAATCGTTGGACATTCTTGTAGCCATTGGgtcattatttttttactaaCATTAGCCTGTCTGTTCCTGTATTAAAAAAACGAAAAAGCAACTTATAGAAAGACCACTTCCACCCAATTATTTGTCCCACACATATACACATATATTTGTGGAATTTAGTTGCCTGCATTAATTCTATGTCCCACAAGTCTCAAATTCTATCTTGGTTTCTTATGATATAGAAGAATCTTAGACTCTACAGTTTCATTTATTGCTGGATAACAATCGGCTTATATGGTATGCACCTCCTTTTGGTTATTAACAGAGCATGTTCCGGTGTTCCCAAGATACCGATTGCGAGATCCCTACAAGCTTCTTGGCGTTGATCGCGATGCATCTGAAGAAGAGATCCGAGGTGCAAGGAATTTTCTTGTTCAACAATATGCTGGTCATGAACCGAGTGAAGAAGCTATCGAAGGTGCTTATGAGAAGATTATTATGAAGAGCTACCAGCAGCGGAAGAAGACAAAAATCAATCTCAAAACCAAGTTAAAGAAGAGAGTAGAGGAATCTCCATCATGGGTCAAGGCACTGATTGGTTACTTTGAGGTGCCATCAATGGATATTATTTCCAGAAGATTGTTCTTCTTTGCTTTCATTGCTGGGTGGAGCATAGCAACTTCTGCTGAGAATGGACCTGCATTCCAGGTATATGCTTTGGTTTTCCTGACATTCTAAGGTCTATATTTTCTTGTTTGTGGTCATGTTTAAACTCCATGGCTTTCCTGGAAGCTGAGGTCTGTAGCTTGTGAAATTTCACATTACTTGTTGGTTTATTTGTCACTAAGCACCTTAGTGTTAAATCACACTTCTGCCATGCCTatgtttattttcttgtttAACATCAACAGAACTTAGTAACCTGATGAATTTTATAACATCCATTGATGAATGATTCTTCAACAGCATTGGCATCTACCATCtagtatactatgaaaatactATGAGTAGATCAGTAGATCTGAAATACTTTGCCATTTGGTCATCAGTGAACTGATAAAGGGTTTGCATGTGCAGCTCGCGATATCACTCTTCTCATGTATATACTTCCTCAACGACAAGATGAAGAACCTCCTCAGGGCATCAACCACTGGGTACTGAAAGTTTCTTCCATCAGATGCCTTGAGTGGCCATCAACCTCTGCATGTTTACTCAATCTTTGTTGTTCCAGGTTTGGAGTACTTGTTGGTGGCTGGATTATCGGTTCTCTATTGGTCCCCCTGATCCCGACATTCATCATCCCACCTTCATGGTCCCTAGAGCTTCTCACCTCGCTGGTTGCTTACGTGTTCTTGTTCCTGGGATGCACGTTCCTCAAATGAAACTCTTTCGATCTTGTAAGCAGAAACCGTAGAACCATTTGGAAAAATTTTGTGATGACTGGCATCCCCGTATCTGAGTTCCAGAAAGTTTTTTGCACATGCTGACCTCACTCTCGAGCACGAAATCTCGGCCTTCTTTGATGAATCTTTTGGTCAGCTTATGTACACTATTGTTTTCTCTATGGTGACGGTGGACGGACGAAGGTGACATTCCTTCCTTCCAGCAGTCAATTTTGTGCTTTGTTTAGTGGACTACTGGGAGAACACAGATCTAGTTTGTATTTGCTCACATTCTGCAAGCATTGAAGCGAGGTCTGCCAAGTGCAGCGTTGTACTACTGATTATGTTGAATTGGTGTCACTCTAATTTGTTCGCTTATGTCATTTACAATCCTTGTACAGCCAGCAATGCTCGTCATGTCTATGGTGATATAAATGTTGGTTTTCAGCTGCATGCTCCTCTGGTAAGCAGCCTGTGGAGGAGATGAGCCAGGCCGAACCCAAATCTCGCGAGCTGGTTCACTGGGCCTCATCGTGCCATGGGCCCAACGGCCCAATAACTCGTGTCCTGCTGCACTTGTCCTtgggccgcccgccgccgtatCTGAGCTGGGCTGTGGACTCTTAAACCGCCTCTTTTCTCTTGCTATTTATacttctgttggcttgagaggtTGCAGatcttcttcagttcttcaaTCTAAACTCCGAGCAGAACGTATTTCTCTGCAGAGACTCCGCGCTCAACGCGTCAGGGACATGGCGGCGGACTGGCGGAGTCGGCCCCGACGGTGGCCTACCCGTGCCTTGTGCGCGGGCAGAAGGCGTTCAGCTTGCCCGACCAGAAGCTGCACCAAAACATTAGCATGCCTGAGCTGAGCGGGAACGCCTTCTTCGCGACGCCCCAGGGCTGGATCCTGGTCGTCCTCGGCAGCGGCTCCGACCGCTCATCACCTAGGGAAACCTACCTGCTCCACCCGCAATCAAGATCGAGGCTCGATCTGCCGCCGCTCGAAGACGAACACGACGAGCTCCCCGAGAGAGGCAGGTGCCTCCTGTCCGGCAACGACCCTGGCGGCCCGGGCTGCAGCGTACGCATCTTCGATCTCCAGAGCCCGGCGCTGTGGTTCTGCCGCGTCTCGGGGCCCCGGTGGTCCAACCACGTCTACGACATCGGGTCCTACGACCTCCCCGAGGAGTACTGCCCCGTCCCCAAGAGAAGCGGAACCTcttcgacgtcgccgccgctggcggGAGGTTCTTCTTCTTCGAGTCCGATTCCAGCAGCGAGCTCGGCACGCTGGACttcaccgacgacgacgacccctaGCTGTCCCCAGCCTCGACGACGATCTGTACGGCGACCGTCAGCGGAGCTGCATCGTGGCGTCGCATCTCCTCGAGTCCTGCGGCGATCTGTATCTGGCCACCGTCACCTTCCACGACTTCTGCTTCGACCTGCCGGGGACGGTTCGCGTCTACAGGATGTATTTCTCGGTCCTGGCGTTCCGCAGGACCGACGACATTGGTGATCGCGCGTTTCTGCTTGGCGCCTCTAACTTTGGGGCCTCCTGCTCGGCGAGCGACCACGGGTTGAAGGCCAACTGTCTCTACTGGGTGAATCGCTTCAGCGAAGACCATGGCAATCTGCATGTTTATAACGTCAAGGATGGCAGCCTAGAGATCATCCAAACTTTTGGGAGCGCATCGACGGGGCAGAAACCGTTCTGGATTCTTCCAGCCGCCACTTAGTGGGTTCTTTTTTTCTGTTGGTTTGATGGTTTCTAAGAACATCAATCGTCTCAGGAATACTTACGGGGAAAACGTGACCATCTTTTATCAGACCTTCCAATCTTTTTTATACTGAAATAAGTATCTCAAACAGAAACAAATCTAGAAAATTAAAGAAAGACTTGTAAGGTTTTCTGTTCGAATATTTTGAAAAAGTTTCCAAATGAAGGGAATCTTTTGGAATAGTAGAGGTGTTAGTTACTTGGCTAAAATAAAATTTCTTACAGAGCAAAACTTAGATTTTAttgctttttttagaaatcGGCAAAAAAGATTTCTCCCAGCCGATGCTTAATAGCTTTTGTGGGGAAAGAATTTTATTTGGCATTGGATAGAACCACATGGGAGGTCAGGTGGTATTTTGCTAGGAGTAAATCTAGATGTCCTAGATATTAGCAGTATAGACGAAGGTGATTTTTATGTCAAATTTCAAGttagaaacaaaaaagataacTTTAAGTGGGTGCTAGAGCAGCCCAACCTGAATTTAAAGAGACCTGAACTTGTCCATGCTTGTAGCAAAGAGAACTTGCCTATTATGCTTGGACGGGATTTTAATATCATTAGAAATCTAAGTGAAAAGAACAATGAAAGATATGATAGTAAATGGCCTTTTCTACCATAGATAGTTTAAATTTGAGGGAAATTGAGATGTCTGGACGTAAATTTATGTGGGCTAACTCATTAAAAAACCCGACATATGAAAGACTGGATAGAGTTCTTGTAAGCACGAAGTGGGAGCAAAAATTTCCTCTAGCTACAGTTGATGCCTTGGGCAGGGAGATTTCAGACCACACTCCCCTATTATTAAATACGGGAGAAGGAGATTAGCCCAGGAAACAACCTTTGTTCAAGTTTGAAACTGGGATGGCTTCTAAGGGATGTTTTTTTTGACATAGTGTCAAGAGTTTGGGTTagtaaaaggaaaggaaacacATCATTGCAAATCTGGCAGAATAAAATTAGGAGGCTGAGATAATTTCTAAGTGGATGGGCAAAGAATATGAATGGTacatattaaaaaaaacagGAGCTTCTTAGAAAGGTATCAGAACTAGATATAAAGGCAGCAACACAGCTGCTAAGTCAGCAGGAAATTGATTTAAAACAAAACATCAAAGATAGGTTGACACAACTCCTTAGAGAAGAAGAAACCAAGTGGTCCCAACGGGCTAAAACCACTAAGATGTTGCAATGGGACAGTAATACCATGTATCTTCAGCTGGTAGCAAATGGCAAGTGAAGAAAAATTAGAATTTTCCAGCTTGAACAGGAGGAGGGGATAATTGAAGGTGATGAGAATCTTAAGAAGTTCATCACAAAGTATTACAAGGAGTTATTTGGACCTCAAAAGAGGAACAATTTCTCTATGATTGAATCTATGACTGAGGATATCCCTCAAGTGTTAGATGCAGAAAATGAGTATGGCggaaccgcctaaattaacCTGACCAaagtgcacttaagtcgcctaacacgcgatcatgcaccttaaacaagtcaacttagttgtccatcggatttcatccaataaaccacttactcaggatcaagaaagcattgctcacatgaaggtgagtggttacagagattacaacattccgtTCACATTAAACATagatcaacaatttattacatcagagtttagAAATTTAGAAAGAGTTTGCATGGTTTCAAAtaatgaagaagtaaaacatgcggaagctaaacgtcgatacacgatatcatgacaaagccaatcatgacatcaatgacccatgtcctcgccgttcgaggagggatcccactcaaccgtccaacctaAAGGGAGCTTGGTAGGCCAAGTGACACTACCAGCAAGAGCAATAACATCCAAGCTACTtgaaagtaaagccacaagcaaggctgagtatactaatactcaacaagacttacccgtcgggtggcaactactccaccgactcctagacatgcaaggctttttggctgaggggtttattttgccaaaagcaggtaaagtagatccttactttcaagttttagcatcaggttctagttaattaaccattctaggtaagcacctattctaagcaagcatgtttgaatagcaatttaatcaagcatcagtattattcatcatcctttgtttcacttcttactcactgcagaagtgggtcaagcaatctcaaactgtgagaggcagacgattcaaatcaagtttttaaaccttgcaagtAGACCTAACCCCACACATCCGTGTGCCACGCCGGGTCTACTTGACTTGTCAGTCGttcccatcaattcctaggcacgTGGCCAGGGCCTACTTCTCTTGGATATAAGACCCCACGGTCCTGGAACGTCACcataccgtgactgcacttgtaccgacatgatgcatcaggggaactccgctccagagagagcggggagtatgcccacgtcccggttcaatcaggtactagacttccctatcccatactaggtatgagattagtactttcaaacacttgaccacagctctaaacacatttcgaccttaacATCTTTTcctagacagacagggcaaaaATTCCACCGAAATAGAACCAAAGCCCGGCCCTGTCCATCATTCTTATGGTTGCAggtaagtaaacaggcaactcgtatagctcgtgagtgacaggaaatcactcaacttttactgagtcctatttagcacggcaactactcagcctatcatgctagtattcaaccatAGGCACttgagatcatgcaactaaggtttcaagcaactcatatgaacttaaatgcacaaatataagcaacataagtagtgcataaacttagaaaactgggttatgcttcagggcttgccttcctgaactatgTTAGTTAGCGGGTCGCTGGAAGCTTCGGGAATCTCCTGCTCGGCCTCGACGTGGTGTAGCTCGGTAGATCCTTCCTTCTCAGCAGGCATCAACTCGTACGTTCTGTTTGCGAGATTCGGTTGTACACGAGATGCATAGGCAAAAGTTCaatttttccatgctttcacatgcagaatgcaaaacatgaattattgctgaagtgtaaattacatTTTCACCAAATTCACCTAAACAAGTTCCTAacctttcattatcttcatgaagtaaggtgtgttgtgttataaaacccggggttgactttgatggtgattgcatacacatataaggttttagaaCTTAAACTTCACAAAGAAATGTGGGGTCAGTCTAGGGTTGCTcgaggttcatttggaaagttatcctgtttctgaatgtttttccgTACCTCTTCCAATTTGCTATTTTAACCTTACTATTACTTAATGTTttcttttattcatttaaactagttcatcttccaaattttgtttccATATTCAAACAACAACATATGATACTGAGAATTTAGCAGTAACTCAACCATGTCATCactaagttactgtaaaaaaaattgggatccattggactagtacaaaaataattaaaattgtttcattaccCTAAGATAGtatgcacttaactatttttatcttgcTTGACACAGAGAGTTTGttgctgaaattttaacagtgagttaCATAGGTGCAACAgaggctttggtgaattttctagaatttttggtgaaggacatctatttccatatttttccttcatttaaaCTCAAGAGTTAAGCATGTTTCACTTGGTCTCATGCAGTAACCATTATTTTTTCTAGCACCAGCTTATTGAAACAAACCTATCAAAAGTGGCTTTGCTATTTTACTATTTTTCTACGATCTACTATGCATTTAATGGCTTAAATAAGATTTAAATCCTAGAGAACAATACACAACAGTGACATGTGTGaaatatttttctatgaaactTCACAACTCACTGAATCTAACAAAAGTAGTTTGGTATTTTTCTAACCTTTCTAAAATTAGTTAGGCATTTTCAAGTTCAAGCCatttatttcaaaataaaaacaaacaGGCGCTGGCGGTTTTACAGGCGGACCCCTAGGGGTTTCAAGTTACCACAGATAGGCTCTTAGTTTCTCTCACTCCAGACCCTGCGAAAACTGAAGCTTCACAGGTGTGCCCctatggcggccggcggcgggaag from Setaria italica strain Yugu1 chromosome II, Setaria_italica_v2.0, whole genome shotgun sequence encodes the following:
- the LOC111256511 gene encoding uncharacterized protein LOC111256511 → MGKLARLVDGIKDKLAGAGGGSKAAAAWYDKVDKTDSMRVEIRSRRARQLIAKNLAAADDIAGSSSPRGGGGGGGGKKKNKKKRFFGL
- the LOC101774249 gene encoding protein CHAPERONE-LIKE PROTEIN OF POR1, chloroplastic — protein: MQATAAAFLARPHPGLLRIGRWGTGGPALVRGGIVALPPRLRGPRCSISLSIGGGGSASEDRGFSYEHVPVFPRYRLRDPYKLLGVDRDASEEEIRGARNFLVQQYAGHEPSEEAIEGAYEKIIMKSYQQRKKTKINLKTKLKKRVEESPSWVKALIGYFEVPSMDIISRRLFFFAFIAGWSIATSAENGPAFQLAISLFSCIYFLNDKMKNLLRASTTGFGVLVGGWIIGSLLVPLIPTFIIPPSWSLELLTSLVAYVFLFLGCTFLK